One genomic segment of Thermogemmatispora onikobensis includes these proteins:
- a CDS encoding helix-turn-helix domain-containing protein, producing the protein MARTRTHHEETAGRELEPPTELLTVSEVAQRLRVDDTTVRRWIKSGALEAILLPHRGKRQGYRVKKSTLDALIHGTTAVSV; encoded by the coding sequence ATGGCTCGAACACGCACACACCATGAGGAGACAGCAGGTCGCGAGCTGGAGCCTCCTACCGAGTTGCTCACTGTGAGCGAGGTCGCCCAGCGACTCCGTGTCGACGACACCACCGTGCGGCGCTGGATCAAATCGGGTGCCCTGGAGGCTATCCTGCTCCCCCACCGCGGCAAACGTCAGGGCTACCGTGTCAAGAAGAGTACACTTGATGCCCTGATTCATGGTACCACAGCAGTCAGCGTCTAG